The proteins below are encoded in one region of Gammaproteobacteria bacterium:
- a CDS encoding TGS domain-containing protein translates to MPDGSTLAVPRGSTVLSVAESIGPGLAKAAVAGRALRGRVD, encoded by the coding sequence CTGCCCGACGGGAGTACGTTGGCGGTGCCCCGTGGCTCGACCGTCCTTTCGGTTGCCGAGAGCATCGGCCCCGGTCTCGCCAAGGCGGCCGTGGCCGGTCGCGCCCTTCGCGGGCGCG